TTGAAGGATGTTTTATTTTAAGTGGTTGAaatttatctaattattattattattttaggtCATTATAAGGAAAATGAGTTGGAGTAAGACTCTGACTTTTGACTAATAATTAGTAGGGTttgaattataaatttaataacataaacaaatattattacacATAATTTTACAAGATTCCTTACCATACATAGAAATTAAAGCAACCAATTTCATTTTTGAGTGTCCCTCTGCAGAATGAACGAAAATATATcgtaacattataattttttacttgTAATTGGTGAGATTATTGTTACACTTGAAGAACGTAAGCCACCGTCCCAATCAAAGTCAAATTAAGCTAACGACGGCTTCTACTCTGGCAGTTCTGCTCCAAACATCTTTGAAGTATACTTGCGTACTATATATCTATAGAAGTTCTTGGCTATATTGTAATAGTTAGAGCCATAATCAACAGTCACAGCTCGTTCCATCATGTTGTAATAATCAGTTATGTGTTATATctcatattaaaaacaaatttacatcAAAGAAAGAGTTCAATTAAGTTTAGTTGATCCGACCATGTAAATATAACCCATTGTTgtgtgtattttattttattttatttttaaagcctaaacaaaaaaaaaattgcaattgtTGTGTATACTTCATACAATGATGATTGATTGCAAACCTCCAATATGTTTTTCCGGATCAATGTGAGGTGCCATCATTTTAACAGTAGTAGTAACAACTAATTGGAAAGTCAGGGTTTCCAGATATGGGCAACTATTGATCATGAAGCTGATTCCAGCGAACTCACTAGGTTCAAGATTCGTCTTTAGCACCAACCGTCTGGTCTTCATGTTTGCTTTTAGTCGTCCTTGATGCCCACTAACCTGGATTACTTGAATGAGTTAAGGACAAATTGTTAGATTTTTAGTGGATAGAAGGTTGTACAAGAGATCACAAAATTGTGTTCCAATGCCATCATGGTAAAATATCTCTTCACCAAAGTCCAATGCCACTTCATCTATTCTTCTGTTCACATTCTTAAATCCAAAGAAATGGACTTCTCCAGAATACTTAAGACCAAAATATTTGGCAACTCGAGTGTACAAGACGGCTCTTCGAAGTCACAGCTCTTGATAAGCAGTCTTATTAACCGGTTGTTGTACTCGGTTATTATTAAGGATATAATATCCCATATCGGAAACTAGATAAGGATCCTGACAGTATATAAGATATATGGGCCTCTCCACttattgccaattggttttgagttggaagcccacaatctaatatggtatcagagcccgaTCCACACATTGTCCAACCCGATCCATCGGTCTGACCCAAATTTGGTCCACCGATCCTTACCCGAAAAATACCAAGATCTATGGCTAGAAGAGCCATCATCTCGAGAGGGCGTATTAGAGATATAATATCCCACATTAGAAGTTGGACAAGGATTATGacaatatataagatatatgggcctctccactcattgctaattggttttgagttgaaaGCCCACAATCTAATAGTTATTGCTTCAAGACCAACGTCCCAACAGTTCTTGATGTGTAGACTCTCGAGAAGAGGTGTCTTTGATAATAAAGGCATGATCAATGTGAGTTGCATCCACCCGAAGTAGAAGCGCTCCACAGAACCCGCTTTTGCAAGCTTTGATGGATCGAACCGGCAAGCGAGTAGCTTCAACGTTACGAGGCTGGTTACTTTGTAGAAGCTCTCCGGCATTTGaatcatattttcttcttcttcttcttctcttactaCATCTTTGCTAACCCAAAGCCGGTCTgagaaatcaagaacaagattctTGACCTTTTTGATGGATGCGAATTCGATAAATGAATTCAATTCTGCTTCGAAACCGACCTGTTTGGAGAAAGTGAGCTCGAAAGTTTCGACAAATCCACCGGCAAAGTTTGAAACCCACTCCATCGTATATCGAAAAAACTTACACCTTTTGGTTTCTTCATTGTCGATGTCGGGGTTAGTCCGCACGATCTCAATCTCATTAAAGGAGATATTTCGAGCTTCCCGGTATATGTTTCTCCAGCGTCTCGACAAAACACTGGTCTTAGGGCAAGCTTGATATTATCAGAACCAAAAGGTAATCTGATCACTGAGATTCTGTCAAGTGGGCTACTTGAATCCATTGTCAATGGATTCAAGGAAAAGGTAATTTTGTGTGTATGTTTATGTTATCTAGAGCAAAAGACAAAActgtatagaaaaaaaaaatgacattcgATCTCTTTTTaaggaaaccctagatttgtttttttttttttttttttttttttttNNNNNNNNNNNNNNNNNNNNNNNNNNNNNNNNNNNNNNNNNNNNNNNNNNNNNNNNNNNNNNNNNNNNNNNNNNNNNNNNNNNNNNNNNNNNNNNNNNNNNNNNNNNNNNNNNNNNNNNNNNNNNNNNNNNNNNNNNNNNNNNNNNNNNNNNNNNNNNNNNNNNNNNNNNNNNNNNNNNNNNNNNNNNNNNNNNNNNNNNNNNNNNNNNNNNNNNNNNNNNNNNNNNNNNNNNNNNNNNNNNNNNNNNNNNNNNNNNNNNNNNNNNNNNNNNNNNNNNNNNNNNNNNNNNNNNNNNNNNNNNNNNNNNNNNNNNNNNNNNNNNNNNNNNNNNNNNNNNNNNNNNNNNNNNNNNNNNNNNNNNNNNNNNNNNNNNNNNNNNNNNNNNNNNNNNNNNNNNNNNNNNNNNNNNNNNNNNNNNNNNNNNNNNNNNNNNNNNNNNNNNNNNNNNNNNNNNNNNNNNNNNNNNNNNNNNNNNNNNNNNNNNNNNNNNNNNNNNNNNNNNNNNNNNNNNNNNNNNNNNNNNNNNNNNNNNNNNNNNNNNNNNNNNNNNNNNNNNNNNNNNNNNNNNNNNNNNNNNNNNNNNNNNNNNNNNNNNNNNNNNNNNNNNNNNNNNNNNNNNNNNNNNNNNNNNNNNNNNGTCCCAATCAAAGTCAACACAAGGATAACGACGGCGGCAACGGTGGCAGTTCCggtccaaagatctttaaagtAAACTCGCCGGAGTGTGGCGATGGATCTATTGAGACGACTCTCGTAGTGTTTGTTGAGTCTTTCGGCTATATTGTAATAGTGAGATCCAAAATCCACAAGCCCTAAACATAGCTTGTTCACCATTTCCGCCACCGACCCTTGATGTCCTAACCAGTTCTTTACAACTCCTGTTAACGAAAAAACTTTGAGCATGTTGTTTCTCATAATTGaaaaatggaaattttcatgattGAAAAGAGTTTTACCTTTCTTGACGAGCAAGTCAACGTCTTGATCGGTGTCAATGAGAAAATCCAAGAAGGCGATGTAGTTACAAACATAAGCAGTGAGAGGGTAATGGCATTGCTCGAGTGCCATTAAGTTTCTCATAACCCTCTCGGTGTTGTCGTCCGCTAAGAAACAAGGTATTTTCAAGATTCCTCGTTCGAAAGTAATAACCAATGATAAATCGTTTTTCTTATCAGGATGCCCAAAATCTACTCCAGCACTGTCTAGTTTGTCTGCGTTGTGCAGACTCTTTATGCTCTCCGGTGGCTTAGCCTTTGCGCTTTTGATttgttcttttgtcaaacaaagtgtTTCCACACGGACACGTCGAAACAAATCTGTAAAATGTCGGAAATTCATTCCTTCTTTGACCTCTCCTTCCAACCTAAAAGCTCGAAGGATAATGTCACCGAACGTTTTCCTGGTTTCAAGATTTGAGAAAATTTGTTCGGAGAGTTCCTCTAAAAGGGCATAAGGGAGTTGGTTCTCGAGCAAGATTAGGTCTTCCAAAATAGTGTTTATAAGACAAGGCTCCTGAAAAAGAATGTCTTCTTCATGGAAAagtatttcttctttcttgttgatGTTTTGAGTAGTTCCGGTCTGAATGAAGAACCCTAGTATGAACACGGAGTCGAGGAGGATCATTTCCACGAACTCTTGGGAATTTATCCATTCCGTTGATTCGGCGTAGCTTTCTCTTATAAATCTTTCATTGGTTTTTATGATTGAACTCAAACCATCGACAATTTTCTTCCCATGTTTATTTGCAATAGCATTAAGGTACTTCTTCTTGTGAAGCTCCATGTTCATATAGTCCAGATATCTGGAACAATCCAAACGCATTAGCatcattataaattttttttttttaaatgaaaaatctgTCTGTTTTAAAGACagaaaatagtatattattacTGCTTCAAATTATGTTTACAGACGTTATAAACGCAAGCCGAAAAAAATTTACTTGGCTACAAATCTTTTACATGATATCTattaggaacaaaaaaaaaagttatgtattAACATAAAAACACTATAAAGCTATGATTTAGCATGTTATAAATGTAAATGTAACATACAAGCGCAAagacaaaattagaaattaaactagcctatatatattatctgttatggtttatatatacacGCGTACGTACCTTAAATCGGTTTTGGAGAGCTCAAGGGCTTTAGCTTTCTTAGAATGTTGAAGTGGACCAATGAGAAGCATCTGAGGAGTGTATGCGTCTGGGTTCACTCTCCGTAGCCGGTTTGGCACTCTATAGATGCAACAGTACTCTTTGCTAAACGAAGAAGGCCATATACCGGAAATCTCAGCTGTTCCGTGTTTAGGAACCCATTGATCATGAAATCCTTCACTCCATCTACCCACGTTACCAGTTCCAGCTTCATTCTCCTTGGCTAGTTGTATTCCTTGTTCTAGATCCCCCATATCAACGCTGACAAGATTTGGATTAAAAGGCACGTTGgcttctttgtatatatatttaatcgtGCATGGGTTGTTACAATACGAGGTTAATTAAAGGTTTATATAAGATCACAAAAGGAGAATGACGTGAGTATGAAACTATCCAATTCAAGCATTTTTATATTGCTTCTGCCTTGGGGAAATTCATCCCAACTTTTTTAATTcctttatttggttttgttttgtgtttaaattaTCCTTCGGGCAAAGAATTATGCTGTCAGGAGTGAAAGTAGAACGCGGAACACACTGGTGGACCATCTGATCTTCCTCAGACAAGTTTCTCATGTTTTTTCTTACTAGAGCCCATCATCCTATTGGGCATTGGACTTTTAAGTCTGCccctaatttttttcatttggatCGGGAGCTATACAATTTCGGCGGTTCTTTTATTCGTTCCAATCATAAGCAAATAATTATTTCGTCAGGTGATGATACTAACGAggttaattgtttatttaatgTTTCGAATCCAATGATATATTAAAGAGTTACCGGTTGTTGGATTagttttgtggaaaaaaaaatatcaacttatcaAGACTTAGACCTACAAGATTCTCATGACCGTATGGATGAATGACACATCATTACAATATTTGATTTTCATGTGAGAAAAGAACGCAAAAGTTACAAGAGCGAGCATATAATCCaaaataaagatggaaatataataatgaaagtAAATAAAGAAGCAGAAACTTCAAGAATTATTCGTGGGTTGAAAAATAGGAGAGAAGAAAAGTAGATCATTATCAAATTTTGTCTCTTTAATGATACAATTTAATATgacaaataaaattatggagACAAAGACAATTCGTAGGGCACCCACTAATAGATATACAAATGATGTGATGTAGATCTGTTTCTCTCttagttttgttcttcatctatattATATACCTTTTCCCTTGCAtgattggatttgttttttgaaaaattaagtCGTAATTTAGTTTTAACCATGAGAAAAGGTGTTCAAGAAAGGTCTATAGTCTCCGTTTTTTTCGTAAAACTCTTTATCTTTATATTCGGAAATACTGATGTAGAGTACCAAcgttattagtattattatggGTTGCAATTCAATATAGAAAGTTTTATGAGTTTGATGTCGCTTAGTCTTAGATTTATCACTTATGGCTTTCTTATCATTCACTTATGATCATTAAAGTCGTAtacatttgtatttttgtaattataaaaaggaaaaatgttttattgatttatttcataattgtgattttgttttaatgttagCAGAAAATGTGATTTCGTCACACATGTAAACGCAGAtgaatgcaaaagaaaaaaaaaagcttttggaAATAAGGAGTCcttagttatattatatataacacaaagagaaaatttcagtataatgcgttttaatatattaattattatagcCGTGTTGTTATTAATATAAGTATAATGATATTTAGTCGGACCAAAAGCAAGATTTGGAGGATCTGAACTGGTGTGGCCCAAAGGGATGTTACCACTCAACGAACTTCcacaattaccaaaaaaaactgtgATAGATACGTTTATGATTTCAGtggaaaatacaaagaaaaaacatttccTTGGATTACAATCCTGTTTTTAGCTGACAATGCTTTGTCATCGTCAAGTTACGCAAGTAACATGGcttttgcaaaaatactatATTTGCTGATTATCTTGTCTAAACAATGTATTAGAAAATATCGAATAATTCAATGTAGACAaagagtttataattttttttgttactaaattGAACTCTACGTGAGTTCCTCACTCAAGGGGAAAGTAAACTACTTGCACACGGAATGTTTATTACAATCTGAATACTACTAGtaatctttaattttaaaaataaaataaatactagcTGGATTGACGAGAAAAGCAATAAGTCTCTCATGACTCTTGTCCATcgccaaatgaaaaaaaaaaactccaatttatttttattttatttttaatattagtgGTTACCTCTTTTTGAGGGAAACAGAGAATTGAATGAACATAAGAGTGAGAGGGAACATCATATTTAAGTTTCTGAAGCCCTCCCCCTTACCCCTTTGATACGTAGGGATGCATTATATGCACATATTCGTACTTTAATATATGTGTAAGTTGCTATAATATTTACAATCCAATATGTATATAGTTTcaatagatgaaaaaaaaagaatcacacAAATCATTTTTATCCACGAAATAGAATGCATTTAGATTGACGATCTAGGACCACTTTTTTCCTTTACCGTGTGGTTACATTCAGAAAAAATTTACCTTTTATCAAATGTGACTGTCAGTATCTTAAAAGgttctaaaaataaaacacgTACCCTTACCTGGTTTGAGATCTCACCTCCACTGTTGATCACTTTATTATCAACCAGATGGCGACAATTTAATTGGAACTTTCTTTACTACATGTTTTGGTTGCATGTTGATTCTCAAGGCTCCCAATGGTAAATGATATTTAGTGGATGAGCATTTTCCttttaacaaaatgttttttttttctttgttgaaaacTCATAcgtaaattttgatattttaattttgtacaaATTAAAAATGAG
The sequence above is drawn from the Camelina sativa cultivar DH55 chromosome 4, Cs, whole genome shotgun sequence genome and encodes:
- the LOC104784412 gene encoding UPF0481 protein At3g47200-like, producing the protein MGDLEQGIQLAKENEAGTGNVGRWSEGFHDQWVPKHGTAEISGIWPSSFSKEYCCIYRVPNRLRRVNPDAYTPQMLLIGPLQHSKKAKALELSKTDLRYLDYMNMELHKKKYLNAIANKHGKKIVDGLSSIIKTNERFIRESYAESTEWINSQEFVEMILLDSVFILGFFIQTGTTQNINKKEEILFHEEDILFQEPCLINTILEDLILLENQLPYALLEELSEQIFSNLETRKTFGDIILRAFRLEGEVKEGMNFRHFTDLFRRVRVETLCLTKEQIKSAKAKPPESIKSLHNADKLDSAGVDFGHPDKKNDLSLVITFERGILKIPCFLADDNTERVMRNLMALEQCHYPLTAYVCNYIAFLDFLIDTDQDVDLLVKKGVVKNWLGHQGSVAEMVNKLCLGLVDFGSHYYNIAERLNKHYESRLNRSIATLRRVYFKDLWTGTATVAAVVILVLTLIG